A window of Dissulfurirhabdus thermomarina contains these coding sequences:
- a CDS encoding tetratricopeptide repeat protein has product MKCQKRHEGLWMLAGLLALLALGGPGSLRAAGTGAAVNKDVADWLAELKQPPAANATAEKSEAAPAGKAKASAAAPAAPFGLEGLYGDAKRISVDFYKVDLHNVFRLLGQISGKNIVVDESVRGTLTLALQDVPWTFVLDVIKNLKNLGSEERFNTIMIFPRGKALNWTTDEATGASGQVMVRSPVIQAVPKKPTAKVEAKAPERQLEIKRTLQAGISSADLLEAQKYIGQGKQAERRGEFSRAVRFYDKALQKWPTNVTLAKKLAAICLGRLGDNVGALRYARLALKASPVDTGAAVYAALALSRLGKAAEARVYYEKALLTRSPSPFALYNYAVFSEQQGSYRAALRLIERYEAIAGVTGETLLMKARLLARLGKTRRAIQEYEAFLKAGARQPEKMRRYAEAELARLKAEEAARREREAVEAAPVPPPVAPPEVIPVPEGPPEAPPPAESAPMPAEAVPEIREMLEEVTTPEEAPVPPPEAPASTMEAVPETAPAPAEAPPEATPAPEAPAAPAPPAAESAPAPGVAAEPAAPEAEAPPPAESVPEVRELLDQVLESGEAAGGPANDTGGPTP; this is encoded by the coding sequence ATGAAATGCCAGAAGCGGCATGAAGGGCTGTGGATGCTGGCGGGGCTCCTGGCGCTCCTCGCCCTCGGCGGGCCGGGGTCCCTCCGGGCGGCCGGGACGGGCGCCGCCGTGAACAAGGACGTGGCGGACTGGCTCGCGGAGCTCAAGCAGCCCCCGGCCGCCAACGCCACGGCCGAAAAGTCCGAGGCCGCGCCCGCCGGCAAGGCGAAGGCCTCGGCCGCCGCGCCGGCCGCGCCCTTCGGGCTCGAGGGGCTCTACGGCGATGCGAAGCGGATCAGCGTGGACTTCTACAAGGTGGACCTCCACAACGTCTTCCGCCTGCTCGGGCAGATCAGCGGCAAGAACATCGTGGTGGACGAGTCGGTCCGCGGCACGCTGACCCTGGCCCTCCAGGATGTCCCGTGGACCTTCGTTCTGGACGTCATCAAGAACCTCAAGAACCTCGGCAGCGAGGAACGCTTCAACACCATCATGATCTTTCCCCGGGGCAAGGCCCTGAACTGGACCACCGACGAGGCCACCGGGGCCAGCGGACAGGTCATGGTGCGGTCGCCGGTCATCCAGGCGGTCCCGAAGAAACCCACGGCCAAGGTCGAGGCCAAGGCGCCGGAACGGCAGCTCGAGATCAAGCGGACCCTCCAGGCCGGGATCTCCTCCGCCGATCTCCTCGAGGCCCAGAAGTACATCGGCCAGGGCAAGCAGGCGGAGCGGCGCGGCGAGTTTTCCCGCGCGGTCCGGTTCTACGACAAGGCCCTCCAGAAGTGGCCCACCAACGTGACCCTGGCCAAGAAGCTGGCGGCGATCTGCCTCGGCCGCCTCGGGGACAACGTGGGGGCGCTGCGCTACGCGCGGCTCGCGCTCAAGGCCTCGCCGGTGGACACCGGCGCCGCGGTCTACGCGGCCCTGGCCCTCTCCCGGCTGGGCAAGGCGGCCGAGGCCCGGGTCTACTACGAAAAGGCCCTCCTGACCCGCTCTCCCTCTCCCTTCGCCCTCTACAACTACGCGGTGTTCTCCGAGCAGCAGGGCTCCTACCGGGCCGCCCTCCGGCTCATCGAGCGTTACGAGGCCATCGCCGGGGTCACGGGGGAGACCCTCCTCATGAAGGCCCGGCTGCTGGCCCGGCTCGGCAAGACCCGCCGGGCCATCCAGGAATACGAGGCCTTCCTCAAGGCCGGGGCCCGGCAGCCCGAGAAGATGCGGCGCTACGCCGAGGCGGAGCTGGCCAGGCTCAAGGCCGAGGAGGCGGCCCGCCGCGAGCGCGAGGCGGTGGAGGCGGCCCCCGTGCCGCCGCCCGTGGCGCCGCCGGAGGTGATCCCCGTGCCCGAGGGGCCGCCGGAGGCCCCGCCCCCGGCCGAGTCGGCCCCGATGCCGGCGGAGGCCGTCCCGGAGATCCGCGAGATGCTGGAGGAGGTGACGACGCCCGAGGAGGCACCTGTGCCGCCGCCCGAGGCGCCGGCCTCGACCATGGAAGCGGTTCCCGAAACGGCGCCCGCCCCGGCGGAAGCGCCGCCCGAGGCGACTCCGGCCCCGGAGGCGCCCGCGGCCCCGGCACCGCCGGCCGCGGAATCCGCCCCGGCTCCCGGCGTCGCCGCCGAACCCGCCGCCCCCGAGGCGGAGGCCCCGCCCCCGGCCGAGTCGGTGCCCGAGGTGCGGGAGCTGCTCGACCAGGTCCTGGAGTCCGGCGAGGCGGCCGGTGGTCCCGCCAACGACACCGGCGGGCCGACACCCTAG
- the mshL gene encoding pilus (MSHA type) biogenesis protein MshL — MDTRMRVVPEKKVLLVLAAAAGLLALAGCGASGQKAAPPAPAAAGQAAGAAPAEAAPAAWNPQYKIQDVELPNEPVVLKEELPKMKVGADIEARNGTVVLRDLIKGLAELKNMNVSWASDVNQQALVDVDIKAEDDFFTAISNILRQLDYFFEYKGNTIIVKYKETKRYYLPMPFVKANYSSNVGGDLLGAAEGASGVMKGTLQVNHSGDSVDLWATVEQNLDKLLQLAATQAAAPASGTAAAQGQQQGGANAPPPPTQATADRQGFYYTIDKPLGIVTVTAPRSIQEQVANYITNLKTELSRQVVIEARIIEVRLNKEHQEGIDWSELLKNSAFAALVDFGDLGQIYPRQGIKFISDVFLDSKSFGILVDFLDEFGDVRVLSNPKLSLMNGQPAMITVGDSVRYIDKVESNVDPETRIITYTVTTASVLSGLGFSVMANIADNEEVILQITPVTSQLQEPIEYRSFGQVGNENEVGLPRVKLREMTTMARVKNGQLLVIGGLIDDTTGTEVIKVPLLGDIPFIGRYLFTNTRKYDNKRELVILLRPEITQI, encoded by the coding sequence ATGGATACCCGTATGAGAGTGGTGCCCGAGAAGAAGGTTCTCCTGGTGCTGGCGGCCGCGGCCGGTCTCCTGGCCCTGGCCGGCTGCGGCGCTTCCGGCCAGAAGGCCGCGCCTCCGGCCCCCGCCGCCGCCGGCCAGGCGGCGGGCGCCGCCCCGGCCGAGGCGGCCCCCGCCGCCTGGAACCCCCAGTACAAGATCCAGGACGTGGAGCTGCCCAACGAGCCGGTGGTCCTCAAGGAAGAGCTCCCCAAGATGAAGGTGGGGGCCGACATCGAGGCCCGAAACGGCACCGTGGTCCTCCGGGACCTCATCAAGGGGCTGGCCGAGCTCAAGAACATGAACGTGAGCTGGGCGAGCGACGTGAACCAGCAGGCCCTGGTGGATGTCGACATCAAGGCGGAGGACGACTTCTTCACCGCCATCTCGAACATCCTGCGCCAGCTGGACTATTTCTTCGAGTACAAGGGCAACACCATCATCGTCAAGTACAAGGAGACCAAGCGCTACTACCTCCCCATGCCCTTCGTGAAGGCCAACTACAGCAGCAACGTGGGCGGTGACCTCCTCGGCGCTGCCGAGGGGGCCTCCGGGGTGATGAAGGGGACGCTCCAGGTGAACCACTCCGGCGACTCCGTGGACCTCTGGGCCACGGTGGAGCAGAACCTCGACAAGCTGCTCCAGCTGGCGGCCACCCAGGCGGCCGCCCCGGCCTCGGGGACCGCCGCGGCCCAGGGCCAGCAGCAGGGCGGCGCCAACGCGCCACCCCCGCCGACGCAGGCCACCGCCGACCGCCAGGGCTTCTACTACACCATCGACAAGCCCCTCGGGATCGTGACGGTCACGGCTCCCCGCTCCATCCAGGAACAGGTGGCCAACTATATCACCAACCTCAAGACGGAACTCTCCCGCCAGGTGGTCATCGAGGCCCGCATCATCGAGGTGCGGCTGAACAAGGAGCACCAGGAGGGGATCGACTGGAGCGAGCTCCTCAAGAATTCCGCCTTCGCCGCCTTGGTGGACTTCGGCGACCTCGGGCAGATCTACCCGCGCCAGGGGATCAAGTTCATCAGCGACGTCTTCCTCGATTCCAAGTCCTTCGGGATCCTGGTGGACTTCCTGGACGAGTTCGGGGACGTCCGGGTCCTCTCCAATCCGAAGCTCTCCCTCATGAACGGGCAGCCCGCCATGATCACCGTGGGTGACAGCGTCCGCTACATCGACAAGGTGGAGTCCAACGTGGACCCCGAGACCCGGATCATCACCTACACGGTCACCACGGCCAGCGTCCTCTCCGGCCTGGGCTTCTCGGTGATGGCCAACATCGCCGACAACGAGGAGGTGATCCTCCAGATCACCCCCGTGACCTCCCAGCTCCAGGAGCCCATCGAGTACCGCTCCTTCGGCCAGGTGGGGAACGAGAACGAGGTGGGCCTCCCCCGGGTGAAGCTCCGGGAGATGACCACCATGGCCCGGGTGAAGAACGGGCAGCTGCTGGTGATCGGCGGCCTCATCGACGACACCACGGGGACGGAGGTCATCAAGGTGCCCCTCCTCGGCGACATCCCCTTCATCGGGCGCTACCTCTTCACCAACACCCGAAAGTACGACAACAAGCGGGAGCTCGTCATCCTGCTCCGGCCCGAGATCACCCAGATCTGA
- the nikR gene encoding nickel-responsive transcriptional regulator NikR — protein MPRPKKSPALVRFGVSIPGELIRAFDRYLDEREYRNRSEAIRDLIRERLVEQEWELEAEGREVIGTITYVYDHHRRELVDAILEIQHHFPEEVVASQHVHLDHHNCLEVAIVKGGAAALRRLADKLRALKGIKHCQLTMTTTGASLT, from the coding sequence ATGCCCCGCCCCAAGAAGTCCCCCGCCCTGGTCCGGTTCGGGGTCTCCATCCCGGGGGAGCTCATTCGGGCCTTCGACCGGTACCTCGATGAACGGGAGTACCGGAACCGGTCCGAGGCCATCCGGGACCTCATCCGCGAGCGGCTCGTGGAGCAGGAGTGGGAGCTCGAGGCCGAGGGGCGCGAGGTCATCGGCACCATCACCTACGTCTACGACCACCACCGGCGGGAGCTGGTGGACGCCATCCTCGAGATCCAGCACCACTTCCCCGAGGAGGTGGTGGCCTCCCAGCATGTTCACCTCGACCACCACAACTGCCTCGAGGTGGCCATCGTCAAGGGCGGGGCCGCCGCCCTCCGCCGCCTGGCCGACAAGCTTCGGGCCCTCAAGGGCATCAAGCACTGCCAGCTCACCATGACCACCACGGGGGCCTCCCTGACCTGA